From a region of the Zingiber officinale cultivar Zhangliang chromosome 10B, Zo_v1.1, whole genome shotgun sequence genome:
- the LOC122030192 gene encoding kinesin-like protein KIN-7A — protein MMASARPPSTPASKIEKVPICTPGGSKVKEEKIFVTVRVRPLSKKELSLKDQEAWECVDDNKVVFKVSAQDRSNLPTSYTFDRVFGPSCLTDTVYEEGAKDVALSALTGINATIFAYGQTSSGKTYTMRGIAENAVNDIYKHIHNTPERDFTVKISAMEIYNEIVRDLLKPDSGPLRLLDDPERGTIVDKLEEETAKDCQHLRHLIGICEAQRQVGETALNDASSRSHQIIRLTVESVMRENSDCVKSFVANLNFVDLAGSERAGQTHASGARLKEGCHINRSLLNLTTVIRTLSQGKRGAHIPYRNSKLTRILQSSLGGNARTAIICTMSPALGHVEQSRNTLFFATCAKEVTNTAQVNVVVSEKQLVKQLQKEVARLEAELRTPEASASSEALLIEKELQIKQMEMEMKTLKRERDLAQSQLNELRRKLSNCQGLNPFDSPPQGLNPFDSSPRRVVKSLTFSGLSPNASDKSHRKAERTRNPMRQSSTIPSMLVHEIRKLEQLQEQLGEEANRALEVLQKEVACHRLGNQDAAETIAKLQVEIREMRAFKSPGKEVGTCSMDTNQNGGANLKEEITRLHTQGSSIASLEEKLENVQKSLDKLVMSLPSNNQFDDATPKTLKSQIKKKKMLPLTMSSNVNRPHLIRAPCSPLSASRQVLESELENRVPETDTEFHENISVSEKATPSKSEDGGDISSRDGTPRYHRSSSVNMKKMQQMFQNAAEENVRSIRAYVTELKERVAKLQYQKQLLVCQVLELEANESAGFDAAESDDNMSDLEKSPDAWKLRFEEQMRQIIILWDICHVSIIHRTQFYLLFRGDTADQIYIEVEVRRLIWLEQHFAEVGNASPAQLGDDSIISLSSSIKALRHEREFLAKRMQSRLTEDERQRLYIKWQVPLDGKQRKLQLVNKLWTDPNDIAHTEASADIVARLVGFCEGGNMTKEMFELNFALPSCKKPWLLAWQPISNLLRL, from the exons ATGATGGCATCAGCTCGGCCACCTAGTACACCAGCCTCAAAGATTGAAAAGGTGCCAATCTGTACTCCTGGAGGTTCAAAAGTAAAAGAAGAGAAGATTTTTGTCACTGTACGTGTTAGGCCTCTGAGTAAAAAGGAGCTATCACTTAAAGACCAGGAAGCATGGGAATGTGTTGATGATAACAAAGTTGTGTTCAAGGTGTCAGCTCAGGATCGCTCCAATTTACCAACTTCATATACCTTTG ACAGGGTTTTTGGACCTTCCTGTTTAACTGACACAGTCTATGAAGAAGGAGCTAAGGATGTTGCATTGTCAGCACTAACAGGAATTAATG CTACAATCTTTGCTTATGGGCAGACTAGCAGTGGAAAAACATATACCATGAGAGGGATAGCTGAAAATGCTGTTAATGACATTTACAAGCACATACATAAT ACACCAGAGAGGGACTTTACTGTCAAAATTTCGGCTATGGAGATATATAATGAGATAGTGAGGGATCTTCTTAAGCCAGATTCTGGTCCCCTTCGCTTGCTAGATGATCCTGAG AGAGGAACTATTGTTGATAAGTTGGAGGAAGAAACAGCAAAAGATTGTCAGCATTTGAGACATCTAATTGGAATATGTGAAG CACAAAGGCAAGTTGGTGAAACTGCCTTGAATGATGCAAGTTCCAGGTCACACCAGATAATAAGACTG ACAGTGGAAAGTGTTATGCGTGAGAATTCAGACTGTGTTAAGTCTTTTGTCGCAAACTTG AATTTTGTGGACCTTGCAGGAAGTGAGAGAGCCGGGCAAACCCACGCAAGTGGTGCTAGGCTCAAGGAAGGGTGTCATATAAATCGTAGCCTGTTGAATCTTACAACAGTTATCAGAACCTTGAG TCAAGGGAAAAGAGGTGCACATATTCCATATAGAAATTCAAAGCTGACGCGTATATTGCAGAGCTCTCTAGGAGGGAATGCAAGGACTGCTATAATTTGCACTATGAGTCCAGCACTAGGTCATGTGGAACAATCTCGAAATacattattttttgcaacttgtgcTAAGGAAGTGACGAACACGGCACAAGTGAATGTG gtTGTTTCCGAAAAACAGTTGGTTAAACAGCTGCAGAAGGAAGTCGCAAGACTTGAAGCAGAATTGCGCACACCAGAAGCTTCCGCAAGCTCAGAAGCTCTTTTGATTGAGAAAGAGTTGCAAATTAAGCAG ATGGAAATGGAAATGAAAACACTGAAAAGAGAAAGGGACCTTGCCCAATCCCAATTGAATGAATTGCGTCGGAAACTGAGTAATTGTCAG GGTTTGAATCCATTTGATTCACCTCCTCAAGGGTTAAATCCATTCGATTCATCACCCCGTCGAGTAGTAAAATCTCTCACCTTTTCTGGATTGTCACCAAATGCAAGCGACAAAAGTCACAGAAAGGCAGAACGGACAAGGAACCCAATGAGACAATCATCAACTATCCCATCCATGCTTGTTCATGAAATTCGAAAACTTGAGCAGTTACAAGAGCAGCTTGGAGAGGAGGCTAATAGAGCTCTAGAGGTTTTGCAGAAAGAGGTGGCTTGTCATAGGCTAGGTAACCAAGATGCTGCTGAAACTATTGCCAAACTTCAAGTAGAAATTCGAGAAATGCGTGCCTTTAAGTCTCCAGGTAAAGAGGTTGGCACTTGCAGCATGGATACCAACCAGAATGGTGGAGCAAACCTTAAAGAAGAAATTACAAGACTCCACACACAGGGCAGTTCCATTGCCAGTCTTGAGGAGAAATTAGAAAATGTCCAGAAGTCTTTAGACAAGTTGGTGATGTCCCTTCCCAGCAATAATCAGTTTGATGATGCAACTCCAAAAACTTTAAAGTCTCAAATCAAAAAGAAGAAGATGCTTCCTTTGACCATGAGTAGCAATGTTAACCGACCTCATCTTATAAGAGCACCATGCTCTCCTTTGTCAGCCTCCCGGCAGGTATTGGAATCTGAATTGGAGAACAGGGTACCGGAAACTGACACTGAATTCCACGAGAACATTTCAGTTTCAGAGAAAGCTACTCCATCGAAGAGTGAAGATGGAGGAGATATCTCATCAAGGGATGGTACGCCACGCTATCATCGTTCCAGTTCTGTAAACATGAAAAAGATGCAACAAATGTTCCAGAATGCTGCAGAAGAAAATGTGAGGAGCATAAGAGCATATGTCACAGAACTAAAAGAACGAGTTGCTAAGCTTCAGTATCAAAAACAGCTTCTGGTTTGCCAG GTGTTGGAACTCGAAGCAAACGAGTCTGCTGGATTTGATGCGGCGGAGAGTGATGATAATATGTCGGATCTAGAGAAATCCCCTGATGCATGGAAGCTCAGATTCGAGGAGCAAATGCGTCAGATTATTATTTTATGGGATATTTGCCATGTATCAATAATACACCGCACCCAATTTTATTTGCTATTCAGAGGTGACACAGCTGATCAGATATACATTGAAGTAGAGGTTAGAAGATTGATATGGCTGGAACAACATTTTGCTGAAGTTGGTAATGCAAGTCCTGCTCAATTGGGGGATGACTCCATAATTTCTCTATCGTCAAG TATTAAAGCCTTGAGACATGAAAGAGAGTTCCTTGCAAAGAGGATGCAATCAAGATTGACCGAGGATGAGCGACAGCGGTTGTACATCAAGTGGCAAGTGCCCCTCGATGGGAAGCAGAGAAAGCTTCAGCTGGTGAACAAGCTGTGGACGGATCCGAATGATATAGCCCACACTGAAGCAAGTGCTGATATAGTGGCTCGGCTGGTAGGTTTCTGTGAGGGAGGAAACATGACCAAGGAGATGTTTGAACTCAATTTTGCACTACCCTCGTGCAAGAAGCCATGGCTTCTTGCATGGCAGCCTATATCAAACTTGCTCAGGCTATGA